The genomic DNA GGCGTAGTCTCGACCAGCCGCCAAGCGGTGGGTATCGATCGTGGCCTAAAGAGTATCATCCCCTCATCCCACCCCTTGCATCCGTCGGATCGCCAGGCCCAACACAACCGGCGTGGCGATAACACACGGCGGCGGACCCTGTTAGGCCAAGAGCACGAGGGTCGCTGGGGCGCGCACTCAAAAGGATGGTGACCTCCCAACCCCGGTGGGTAAAGAATCGCGAAAACCGCATGACCAGCCGGCATAGATTCGATCTTTTCAGGGCGAGTCTCAAGGTTCTGGTCTTTGACCAGATAAGACCTATTCGCAGCCTCATCCAGGTGATAAGACTGATCCAGCTCGCCTGCGCAGCCCTGAGCGTTGGGCAAAGTGATTCGCGTTCTTGGCCTGCAAGAGAACCCAACAGGGCGTCACTGTCGTCGCGCTGCACCTCAAAGAATAGCTGTTGCAGGCCTCCCCGGTGCCGAGGCCTCTTGAAGGCAAATTGAAACGGGTTTCCATTGGTTTGTGCCTTTTGCGGATATCGCCCATCCACCGATCTCATGGCCGCTTGGCCGATCGCCATGGTCGATTCGGCGACTGATATCGGCTCTCCGTCCTGGACCCTCAAATCCTCGGGGCCTGGTACCTGCTGAGGCGCCAGGGATAAACTTGCTGCTTTTGGCTCCTAGTTCCTAACCTAGCCAGACCCAGGCATCCTCCCATGTTGGCTTGCCCCTATCCCCTTCGGATTGTATGGGAGAACGAAGAACTTCTGGTTGTGGACAAACCTCCCTTTCTCCTTTCCCACCCCTGCGGGCACAATCGCGTTTCCAACCTGATAAGAGAGTTACGAAAGAGTCGACCCCATGGATATCTGGCTCTGATCAACCGGCTAGATCGAGAAACGAGCGGCCTGGTCGTGGTGGCCAAGCATCCGGGGGTAGCCTCCCTTCTCGGAAGGCTGTGGGAGAAAAGAGTTGTTGTTAAGGAATACCTGGCGATCGTTTGGGGCCGGATGACCCCGGGTCATCGATGGATCATCGATTCACCCCTAGGCAGGGTGGGCATTTCAGAAAAAAACCCGGTCGCCCTTCGTCAAGGCCCAGTCCCGGGAGCGGCTTGGGCCTGCACGGAGATGATCTCCCTGGCCACAACCGGAGATTTTAGCTTGGTTCGAATCCGGCCGAAAACGGGGCGGCTGCACCAGATCCGAGCCCACCTTTCCCTGTTGGGGTTTCCCATCGTTGGCGACAAGATTTACGGGCCCGATCCCAAGCTCTTCCTAGAGTTTATCGACAAAGGATGGACAGTAGAGCTTTCCCAAAAGCTCCTTTTGCCAAGGCAAGCGCTCCATGCCCACGCCTTAGGCTTTTGGTGGCGAGGCACCTGGCGCTGGTTGCAAAGTGCTTTGCCGCCCGATCTCAAAGCGTTTTGGCGCTCCCAAGCTAGGAAGGGGAGCAGCTGGAAAGAAACGCCGGGCCTTTATGGCGCTCACCCGGCTGGGCAGTGAGGGATTCGAACCCCCGACATCCTCGGTGTAAACGAGACGCTCTACCACTGAGCTAACTGCCCACATTGGAGCCTTTCCTTTTAAGGCAAAATAATAGGAGCAACGCGCAAAAGAAAAGCTCCAAGCTAACGAGATCATGGCCCAGAAGAGGAACATCGGTTCCCAGCATCCGGCCGTTTACCCGCCGGACTCCTGGGTCTTTCCTCTTGCCTGCTCCTAGCTTCCTCCGCAACCCGTCTGATAAAGAGGCCGCGTCACGCTTCGTCCACGAGTGTTCTCCATCTCCGGAGCAATATCGCGGCAACACCCAGCTGCACGAAGGGAAAAAAACATAAGATTCTGGAGCCATGGAGCCGTTTGCGGGCAGCTACCCGCTGCCAATCTTGGGTACCTTTTCTTGCCCCCTTAAAAAAGGCCCTCGATCGAGGACTGAACAAATGCCGCTCGGTTGGATGAGCTTTGCCAGGATGATGCCCAGCGCGATCGGGCGGGCCGCAAGAGTGAACCTACCCCTACTTCCGCTTCAACGAGGAAGTACTGCACGCCATATCTACCGTCGGCCCCGGTCGAAACCGGACCCTTGGGTAACTCTAGCAGACCCCAGTGGGGTCATCCTTCTGGAAAGCCAATATCCATTGCGAACCCCCCAAGAAGGTAGAACTTTTGGGTTGCCCGATCTTTAGAGTAATCACTACAGTTCCACTCGAGTATGGAAGAGTTTCTTATCCGCAATGGGTTTAGTGTTTCCCTGGCGGCTGCCCTTGGGGCCATCGCCAGTGCCCTCTTTCTTGCAGGGCGGGTTCGTGCTTGTGACGCGGGCAGTCCCCTTATGAGGGAAATCTCGGCCGCCATCCATGAAGGGGCTCAAGCCTACCTGCGACGCCAGCTACTGAGCGTTTTATCCATCGCTGCGATCCTGTTTGCGGCCATCGGCCTATTCAAGGGGTGGTGGACCGCGGTTGGCTTTGTTCTAGGAGCTATCTCGTCTTTACTGGCTGGATACGTGGGTATGCGGGTGGCGGTCATGGCCAATGTTCGTGTCGCCCAGGCAGCAACGGTTTCGCGCAGTCGAGCCACACAACTTGCCTTTCAGGGAGGTGCTGTCACCGGGCTTTTAGTGGTTGGCATGGCTCTTGCCTCGGTGACTCTATTCTACCTGGCAACGCTGCGGTGGTTCGGAACCCAGGAAGCCCTGGGAGCTTTGGTCGGCTTGGCCTTGGGAGCCAGTCTTGTCAGCGTGTTCGCCCGGCTAGGAGGAGGTATTTATACCAAGGCCGCCGATGTAGGGGCTGACCTTGTGGGGAAAATCGAGGAGAGGCTCGAGGAAGACGATCCCAGAAATCCGGCTACCATCGCTGACAATGTGGGGGACAACGTCGGAGATTGCGCAGGAATGGCAGCCGACGTGTTTGAAACCTATGTTGTAACTTTGATTGGAGCCATCCTGGTTGCGATCCTTCACTCGGGAGCTCAGGCTCCTTTCGTCATCTATCCGTTTTTAGTCGGAGCCATTAGCGTGGCGGGAGCCCTGGCAGGGATTATCTACGTGAGCTTTTCTGCCGCCAGCCCCGGCCGAGCGCTCACCGGGGGTGTCTTGGTTAACGCGCTGGTTTCCGGCCTGGTTTATTACCCAGTATGCCGGAGCCTTTTTGGGAACCAGGGTCTTTCGTTTTGTATCTGCTCCTGGATCGGGCTTGCCATGACGGCAGTCATGGTGCTGGTCACCGACTACTACACCTCCAAAAAGCGGCGTCCTGTGGTCGCGATCGCCCGCGCCAGTGAAACGGGTCATGCGACCAATATCATTGCTGGCCTGGCCACCGGGATGGAGGCAACCGCGGCACCTGTACTTTTCATCGGGGGAGCCATCCTTTTGGCTTATAACCTGGGCCAGCTTTACGGTGTTGCCCTTGCTGTGATGAGCATGCTCAGCATGGCAGGGATTGTTATCTCGCTCGACGCTTTCGGCCCCATCACGGACAACGCGGGAGGAATCGCGGTCATGGCCGGTCTTCCCCCACACGTGCGGGAAGTGACCGATGAGCTCGATTCCATTGGGAATACCACGAAAGCCGTAACCAAGGGATATGCGATCGGATCTGCAGGTTTAGCTGCGCTGGTCCTTTTTGGATCCTACGTGGAAGAGCTCAAGCATTACACAAGCTCGACTGTGGTAGGTGAACTTTCCTTCACGCTCCAAGATCCAAGGGTAGCTGTCGGTCTCTTTTTGGGTGGCCTTCTTCCCTACGTATTTACCGCAAGGAGCATGAACGCGGTTGGCGTGGCCGCCGGGGCGGTGGTGCGAGAAGTGCGACGGCAGCTGGCCGAGCGACCCGGGATTCTTAAAGGGATGGAACGACCAGATTACGCTCGCTGTGTTGATATCGTCACCAAAGCCGCGTTAAAGGAGATGGTTTTTCCGGCCCTTCTTCCCGTTGGATCGGTCTTTCTGGTCGCCGCCGTTCCGGCACTTGGCCCTAAAGCACTGGGTGGAATGCTCATGGGAACCATCGTGACGGGGCTCTTTGTCGCCATCTCCATGACGTCAGCCGGAGGGGCGTGGGATAACGCCAAAAAGCTGATCGAGGAGGGCCATTTCGGGGGTAAGGGGAGTAGCGCGCACGCTGCTTCTGTGACGGGAGATACGGTAGGGGACCCTTACAAGGACACGGCGGGCCCCGCTGTTAACCCAATGATCAAAGTCGTGAATGTGCTGGCGATTCTCATTATCCCCCTCTTTGCCCGCTACTGGGGCTTGTGAAAGCCAAAAACGAATTGCGCAGGATGTTTGGTCTCTCCTCTCCGAAAGACCTGCGATCCTGGGTTAGCCAGTAGACCCGAACTTGATCCACACGAGGCTTCCATTGCCGGGGGATTCCAGAATTGTTTCCGGCCTCCATCCCACTAGCCTACTCCGAACCAAAGGAGGCTTTGGTTTTGAAGACCGCCCAGGGTCAGATGGCCTCCTTCCGAGCGGGCACCCCGGTCGGAAAAACGCTTGGGTCCAGCCGCCGGAAGGGGCCGGCAAAAAACCGTAAACTTTCCCTCCCCGAAACAGAAGTTTTGAGCAATTCTTATGTTGCCATGGAGAAATCTTCCGGCGGGAAAGGGAAATCCGAATCGCTCCTTTGGGCCCTTGCGATCCTTGCGCTACTCGGTTTTGCCACTCTTGGTCGCCATTATGAACATGGGCTAACCCCCATGTCCCCTTCGGGGGAAGGTTCGCAGCGGTTGCCGGGAACAGGGAAAAAAACCTTCGAGGCGGCCGCTCGCTATCGGGTAGAGACGTCGCTGGTCTAGGCTTTTGTGTTGCCGGTTTACTGCTTCGTATAAGACCGCCTCCTTGAAGCAGGAGGTCTTACTCCCCGCTAGCAGCCGATGCGCGTCTCTGAGCTTCTCCCCGGGGAACGCAGACCGCACGAATGCGGTTCCCTCTCCTGTCCTGACCCAGTAGGAAGATCATGCCCGTATGCATCCGGCAAAAGGGAAGAAGGGCCTTTCCGCTGCTCCTTTCTTCCATCCGCTCAACCGATGTTCTATCACTAACATACTCGCGCTGGACCCATCCCGAAGTCGCCTAGTTTGATCAGCATGGGAGACTCTTCTTCTCTGTCAGCCCTCTAGAAAGGGAAAAGCTCTTCGGAACCGTTCCGAAAACCATAGACACCCATTCCGTACCAGGGAAGATCGCCCCGAACGCCGGCCGAAGACCACTCTGGAGGATTCGCCTGCCGGAATTTCACCGACAAAACCCGGTAGCCTGCACTCCAGCACGTTCGCCAACAGAGGCGTCGGAGGCACTCGATTTCTTCCCGACCGGACATGCGCTGCCTACGCCGCTTTGAGTCTCTTCCGAACCCAGCCGCAGAAACGACCACACATACTTCGTCTGATTGCCTGCGGGCAGGGCGAAAGTGACAGGATCGCCGGTGCAGGTGGTCCACTACCGCCTCTCGCACCGACGGGCGTTCGGAGAGACCCAATCTTCTCCAGGCCGACTGCACAGGCCGCGCCCTCCCTAGAGCTTATGCCATGACGGCGCGTGTGGTTGACCGCGCCGCTCACAGACGTGTAGGCTAGGTCGACTTCGATCACGCCGGCTCCGGCAGCAAAAAAAGGCCGACCTTGAGCAATCGGGATCGCCTTGGCATAGGCCAAGGAAGAAAGCGAGCGAACCCGAATGGGATCCACTGACTTGCGCTTGAGGTTTCTTTTGCAAAGATCCAATGGTTCGTTCACAACCGCCTTGCCCCATTTCGGCACAAGCCTGGGCGATCTTTTTGCACGCATCCCTCCAAAATGGCTTTGGCCTTCTTTTCGCTCTTGTCATAGAGATTCGATCGGATCCGACGAACATCCACCCGATTGCCAAGGCGGTCCGTTTCGGCCAAGGCGAGATGATCCTGCTTCCTATCGATGCCAACCGTTCCGGCGAAGGCGGCGTGTCACCAACGAACAGGGGTCCGCGCCTTGACGCTCGGCAAACACCCGCCACCCTTTTCGGTTGCGCGCGAAGCGGTGGTTTTACCGCGGAACTCTCCCGCTTTCGGACGAGTTTTTCGCTCTTGGTTGGCGGGGCCACCATCCGGCTCGCAGAGAGGACCTGGAGGACCGCCTCCTGGCCGTAGCCTAAACGCAGGCTTCTAAGCACCTGCTATTCACTCGGACTTCCCTTTCCGCCAGCAGCCGCAAGTCGCCATCCGGGAATACCATGGCTTAGCAGAAGTGGTTCCCGGCGGTCTTTTCCTTGGACCCCAGCACATCGAACGGGCTGCTTTACTCCGGCTGCCACTTGCTCTTCCAGCTAGCGCGACTGGCGTATCCGTGTTCTTCCAAGGAAAGCTCGTTGCGGGATACGGGAAGAGGCGGCGGGAACCGAAATAAAGACGCACCCGCTTGTCACTCCTGAGGAGCCCAGGGCGCGTCAAGCTTCGTCCGCAAGATGGCAAGCCACCAGTTTTTCTCCTGCAAAACGTTTGATCCGGGTTTCTTCTCCTCGAGCTTGCGGATCAGCCTTCCCGGTCTGCGGATTTCCTCCTTAGCTTCCTCTCGGAGGTAAGGTCGCCGTTGGCGCCACTCGAAGCGATCTTTCCTTGAAGCTCGGACCTGGAGCGCGCATGGAACTCCCTGGCGGTCAAGCCAAACCGCCGCAGGAAGGCTCGCTTACGTTTCTTTGAGCGAAACACAAGCCCGGATGTGGCAGAAAAAACTCCCCTTCACCCCCCGGAGAGCCCCGCAGAAGTGTTAAGTAACCTCTCTGTTCGATCGTCACCCCCAACCGGGTCTAGTAAAGGCAAAAGAGCGAGCTTCCTCATGTGATCGCTTGGAGCGCCTTCTTGGCGCGGTTCTGCGCGGATTTCTTTCTCGTAAAAGCCTAGCACACAAGGAAAGGATCTCCTCATCCAGGTCGCGCGAGGATATCCTCGATCATCTCATTGGCATCCACCACCAGGATGGATCGACTCTGCGCGGCCCATGCCGCTTCCCGGTACCCGAAGCCGAAGTGCATCAACCGGTCGCGATGCTCCCCACCAGGCTGATTCCAACCTTCGGATCACCGACCTGCCCAACGAGCGCGCTCCCATGGGCCTCCGTCCCGGAGCCGATTCCTTGACAGCCTTGACGATGCACAACGGTTTGCCTGAAGAGCCAACTGGGAGAACCCAAACCACGTGTCTCTTTCCACCCGCTTTTGATCTGCGCTTGCACACCCGCGCCTAGTGGGCGAGGCCGTCAGGCCGCTCCGGCTACGCATCCACGAGTACCGTTCCGGTCGGCAACCACCCTGGCGAAAAGGCAAACGC from Candidatus Methylacidithermus pantelleriae includes the following:
- a CDS encoding RluA family pseudouridine synthase; protein product: MLACPYPLRIVWENEELLVVDKPPFLLSHPCGHNRVSNLIRELRKSRPHGYLALINRLDRETSGLVVVAKHPGVASLLGRLWEKRVVVKEYLAIVWGRMTPGHRWIIDSPLGRVGISEKNPVALRQGPVPGAAWACTEMISLATTGDFSLVRIRPKTGRLHQIRAHLSLLGFPIVGDKIYGPDPKLFLEFIDKGWTVELSQKLLLPRQALHAHALGFWWRGTWRWLQSALPPDLKAFWRSQARKGSSWKETPGLYGAHPAGQ
- a CDS encoding sodium-translocating pyrophosphatase yields the protein MEEFLIRNGFSVSLAAALGAIASALFLAGRVRACDAGSPLMREISAAIHEGAQAYLRRQLLSVLSIAAILFAAIGLFKGWWTAVGFVLGAISSLLAGYVGMRVAVMANVRVAQAATVSRSRATQLAFQGGAVTGLLVVGMALASVTLFYLATLRWFGTQEALGALVGLALGASLVSVFARLGGGIYTKAADVGADLVGKIEERLEEDDPRNPATIADNVGDNVGDCAGMAADVFETYVVTLIGAILVAILHSGAQAPFVIYPFLVGAISVAGALAGIIYVSFSAASPGRALTGGVLVNALVSGLVYYPVCRSLFGNQGLSFCICSWIGLAMTAVMVLVTDYYTSKKRRPVVAIARASETGHATNIIAGLATGMEATAAPVLFIGGAILLAYNLGQLYGVALAVMSMLSMAGIVISLDAFGPITDNAGGIAVMAGLPPHVREVTDELDSIGNTTKAVTKGYAIGSAGLAALVLFGSYVEELKHYTSSTVVGELSFTLQDPRVAVGLFLGGLLPYVFTARSMNAVGVAAGAVVREVRRQLAERPGILKGMERPDYARCVDIVTKAALKEMVFPALLPVGSVFLVAAVPALGPKALGGMLMGTIVTGLFVAISMTSAGGAWDNAKKLIEEGHFGGKGSSAHAASVTGDTVGDPYKDTAGPAVNPMIKVVNVLAILIIPLFARYWGL